A window of the Lepus europaeus isolate LE1 chromosome 5, mLepTim1.pri, whole genome shotgun sequence genome harbors these coding sequences:
- the LOC133759029 gene encoding chymotrypsin-like elastase family member 3B has protein sequence MLRLLSALLLVALASGSGRLSPPSSRVVNGEDAVPYSWPWQAMVMFEQDGALYFICGGTLIDPDWVMTAGHCFPYTGTYWVLLGEHDITVSEGPEQFILAEKIIVHPDYDDNDASKGNDIALLKLSHSAEVTEEVQPACLAPRDYILPHGTECYITGWGTTSTGGSVSSILQQGLLPVVDYAHCSQPDWWGSTVKEIHVCAGVDDVAGCFGDSGGPLNCPAADGSWHVHGVASFVSSLGCNTPKKPTVFTRVSAFIDWIEELLALSLQISSPQKVLCSPKIQKNSSHPLSTASEVRLERTWKRGLAACCLDSVALLVHCALHTGQRAPAVK, from the exons ccTCGGGCTCTGGTCGCCTTTCCCCCCCCTCCAGCCGCGTGGTCAACGGTGAGGACGCGGTCCCCTACAGCTGGCCCTGGCAG GCCATGGTGATGTTTGAGCAGGACGGGGCCCTCTACTTCATCTGTGGCGGGACCCTCATCGACCCTGACTGGGTTATGACTGCCGGCCACTGCTTCCC CTACACGGGGACCTACTGGGTGCTGCTGGGCGAGCACGACATAACTGTCTCCGAGGGACCTGAGCAGTTCATCCTCGCGGAGAAGATCATTGTGCACCCAGACTATGATGACAACGACGCGTCCAAGGG CAATGACATCGCCCTCCTCAAGCTGTCACACAGCGCCGAGGTGACAGAGGAAGTGCAGCCCGCCTGCCTGGCCCCCCGTGACTACATCCTGCCCCATGGGACGGAATGCTACATCACTGGCTGGGGCACCACCTCCA CTGGCGGGTCAGTCTCAAGTATTCTACAGCAGGGGCTGCTGCCCGTGGTGGACTACGCACACTGCTCCCAGCCGGACTGGTGGGGCTCCACTGTGAAGGAGATccatgtgtgtgctggggtgGACGATGTTGCTGGCTGCTTT GGTGACTCCGGGGGACCCCTCAACTGCCCCGCAGCAGATGGATCCTGGCATGTGCACGGTGTGGCCAGCTTCGTCTCCTCCCTCGGTTGCAACACTCCCAAGAAGCCCACGGTGTTCACCCGAGTGTCAGCCTTCATTGATTGGATTGAGGAG CTGTTGGCTCTCAGCCTGCAGATCTCATCTCCTCAGAAAGTCCTCTGCTCCCCAAAGATCCAAAAGAACAGCTCCCACCCGCTCAGCACAGCCTCTGAGGTTCGCCT TGAAAGGACGTGGAAGAGAGGGCTGGCCGCCTGCTGCCTGGACTCGGTGGCcctgctggtgcactgcgctcTCCACACGGGGCAGCGGGCACCGGCCGTCAAGTAG
- the LOC133759030 gene encoding chymotrypsin-like elastase family member 3B codes for MLRLLSALLLVALASASGQPSFRPSIRVVNGTDADPHSWPWQAMVLYEQDGALYFICGGTLIDPDWVMTAGHCFPYNGTYWVLLGGHDITDLGGNQIIPGEKIVVHPDYDASKGNDIALLKLSRSAEVTEEVQPACLAPRDYILPHGTECYITGWGTTSTGGAVSNVLQQGLLPVVDYEHCSDSDWWGSTVKETMVCAGGANVAGCNGDSGGPLNCRIGKGVWKVYGVASFVSIEGCDTPQKPTVFTRVSAYIDWISGTIASH; via the exons cctcagcctccGGCCAACCTTCCTTCCGCCCGTCCATCCGGGTTGTCAATGGCACTGATGCAGACCCCCACAGCTGGCCCTGGCAG GCCATGGTGCTGTATGAGCAGGACGGGGCCCTGTACTTCATCTGTGGCGGGACCCTCATCGACCCTGACTGGGTTATGACTGCCGGCCACTGCTTCCC CTACAACGGGACCTACTGGGTGCTGCTGGGCGGGCACGACATAACTGACTTAGGGGGAAACCAGATCATCCCCGGGGAGAAGATCGTTGTGCACCCAGACTACGACGCGTCCAAGGG CAATGACATCGCCCTCCTCAAGCTGTCACGCAGCGCCGAGGTGACAGAGGAAGTCCAGCCCGCCTGCCTTGCCCCCCGCGACTACATCCTGCCCCACGGGACGGAATGCTACATCACTGGCTGGGGCACCACCTCCA CTGGAGGGGCAGTCTCAAACGTTCTACAGCAGGGGCTGCTGCCCGTGGTGGACTACGAACATTGCTCCGATTCGGACTGGTGGGGCTCCACTGTGAAGGAGACCATGGTGTGCGCCGGCGGTGCCAATGTCGCTGGCTGCAAC GGTGACTCCGGGGGACCCCTCAACTGCCGCATAGGAAAAGGTGTTTGGAAAGTCTATGGTGTGGCCAGCTTTGTCTCCATCGAAGGCTGTGACACCCCCCAGAAGCCCACGGTGTTCACCCGGGTGTCGGCCTACATTGACTGGATTAGTGGG accattgcaaGCCACTAG